A single window of Hyphomicrobiales bacterium DNA harbors:
- the gstB gene encoding Glutathione S-transferase GstB, with amino-acid sequence MLKLYGRRNSSNTAKVLWLLEELGREFEFILTGGKFGGNDTPEFLAMNPFGKVPVLRDGETVVWESNAVLRYLAARSGGWLLWPESLAGRAGIDRWMDWSSISLTPPLTRLRKSIAAGQGDAGREAAVAPFIQLDQHLARQNAARQAFIAGDGLTLADITAAPSVWRWGLLPGEKPELQHLAAYRARLAALPGYTRHIEAVLT; translated from the coding sequence ATGCTGAAGCTCTATGGGCGACGTAATTCCTCGAATACTGCGAAAGTCTTGTGGTTGCTGGAGGAGCTCGGCCGGGAGTTCGAATTCATCCTGACCGGCGGAAAATTCGGCGGCAATGATACGCCTGAGTTCCTGGCGATGAATCCCTTCGGGAAGGTGCCGGTTCTCCGCGATGGCGAAACGGTCGTCTGGGAATCGAACGCCGTGCTGCGTTATCTCGCGGCGCGCTCCGGAGGCTGGTTGCTCTGGCCGGAGAGCCTGGCGGGCCGCGCCGGCATCGACCGCTGGATGGATTGGTCGTCCATCTCGCTCACGCCTCCTCTGACGCGACTGCGCAAATCGATCGCGGCTGGGCAGGGCGACGCCGGCCGTGAGGCTGCTGTCGCGCCGTTCATCCAGCTCGATCAGCATCTGGCCAGGCAGAATGCTGCAAGGCAGGCGTTCATTGCCGGTGACGGCCTGACGCTGGCCGATATCACGGCCGCGCCGTCGGTGTGGCGGTGGGGGCTCCTCCCGGGCGAGAAGCCGGAACTGCAGCATCTTGCTGCCTACCGCGCGAGGCTCGCGGCGCTGCCCGGCTACACCAGGCATATCGAGGCTGTGCTGACCTGA
- a CDS encoding MmgE/PrpD family protein: protein MSFSHALAERALSLRLDDRPAEIIHIARRAVADTIGVALAGCRAPFIDALEAVTEIGAAPGEATLWGRGKRASVLQAALINGVSAHALDFDDCSTTMGGHPSAPVLPAILALAESRGASAGQVFEAYVTGFEVETRLARGLLPHHYEKGWHPTATLGVFGATAASSRLLGFDAGQMANALSMAVSMASGLKSNFGTPVKPLHVGQAAYNGVLAALMTERGMGANAEAFEHNYGFFRLFNGEGNYDAEAILSGWDGPLDMLEPGIAIKQHPCCGSAHSAIDAALAIVAEHGLLDPASIELVETSTHERRLAHTNRPRPQSGLDAKFSVQFLSAKALTEGRIRLGDFDDATFLTAPVAELLPRVRSSAHQDADAYLGKVRVILRDGRALEGSASTRFGRGPTNPMSDAELKDKFTDCALPVLGPVTSADLFDHILGLAADADMRPVLAACAAKA, encoded by the coding sequence ATGAGCTTTTCACATGCATTGGCCGAACGAGCCCTTTCTTTGCGGCTGGATGATCGGCCGGCCGAGATAATTCATATCGCGCGGCGCGCTGTTGCTGACACGATCGGGGTTGCGTTGGCGGGATGTCGCGCGCCTTTCATCGATGCGCTGGAGGCCGTGACCGAGATTGGCGCCGCCCCCGGCGAGGCCACGCTCTGGGGCCGCGGCAAGCGTGCCTCGGTGCTGCAGGCGGCGCTGATCAACGGCGTCTCGGCGCATGCCCTCGATTTCGATGATTGCAGCACGACGATGGGTGGCCACCCCTCCGCCCCTGTACTGCCGGCGATCCTCGCCCTGGCCGAGAGCCGCGGCGCCAGTGCCGGCCAAGTCTTCGAGGCCTATGTCACCGGCTTCGAGGTGGAAACACGCCTCGCGCGCGGTCTGCTGCCGCACCATTATGAAAAAGGCTGGCATCCGACAGCAACGCTTGGTGTTTTCGGGGCAACGGCAGCCTCATCGCGACTGCTCGGTTTCGATGCCGGGCAGATGGCCAATGCGTTGTCGATGGCTGTCTCGATGGCGAGCGGGCTGAAATCGAATTTTGGCACGCCGGTGAAGCCATTGCATGTGGGACAGGCCGCCTACAACGGCGTGCTCGCGGCGCTCATGACCGAGCGTGGCATGGGCGCGAACGCTGAGGCGTTTGAGCACAACTACGGCTTTTTCCGCCTGTTCAATGGCGAGGGCAACTATGACGCCGAGGCCATCCTGTCAGGGTGGGATGGTCCGCTGGACATGCTGGAGCCAGGCATCGCCATCAAGCAGCATCCCTGTTGCGGCAGCGCCCATTCCGCGATTGATGCGGCACTCGCAATCGTGGCGGAGCACGGCCTGCTCGATCCAGCAAGCATCGAGCTGGTGGAAACATCGACGCATGAGCGCCGGCTGGCCCATACCAACCGGCCGCGGCCACAATCCGGGCTCGACGCGAAATTCAGCGTGCAGTTCCTGTCGGCAAAGGCGCTGACCGAGGGGCGCATCCGCCTCGGCGATTTTGATGATGCAACCTTTCTCACCGCGCCGGTCGCCGAACTCCTGCCACGCGTGCGCTCATCCGCCCACCAGGATGCGGATGCCTATTTGGGCAAGGTCAGGGTTATCCTGCGTGACGGCAGGGCGCTGGAGGGCAGCGCTTCGACCCGCTTCGGACGCGGGCCGACCAATCCGATGTCCGATGCTGAATTGAAGGACAAGTTCACCGATTGCGCGTTGCCGGTGCTCGGGCCGGTCACGTCCGCCGATCTGTTCGATCACATTCTTGGTCTGGCGGCGGACGCGGACATGCGCCCGGTCCTGGCGGCTTGCGCGGCGAAGGCTTGA
- a CDS encoding MmgE/PrpD family protein, producing the protein MSLSLKLAERVVGLDASQFPSEAIGWARDAIADMIGCALLGARTATTEASLLPGIQTTGSCLILGRRERLGRLDAAFVNGTSGHALDYDDTSKSLSGHPTVIIIPGLLALAETLDATGRDFVDAYIVGVEAATRFARGVNFHHYEKGWHPTATLGIFGAAVAASRLLKLDAAKTAHAISISASLASGIKANFGTDTKPLHAGLSARNGLFAALLAAEGFDGAPAALEHPQGFLEVYNGAGNYDAARMLPDWGAPLDLLSPGISIKKYPCVYSVHAAIDAAIVLHQGGLDAAGEITDVLVRMHPRRLLPHVRNPATSALNAKFSLPYAVARALVNGAVRLDHFEDAALNDQDVLRVMNLIRMENLADDASDYGGEVHVRLADGRVLSHAVDAPVGRGPETPLPPGMLRDKFTDCATRALTEEGASKVFDMLMTLDAMPRIRMLTSAIEDSAVEARSGR; encoded by the coding sequence ATGTCCCTTTCCCTAAAACTGGCCGAACGCGTCGTTGGGCTGGATGCCAGCCAATTCCCGTCGGAGGCCATCGGCTGGGCGCGCGACGCGATTGCCGACATGATCGGCTGCGCGCTTCTGGGTGCGCGCACCGCCACTACCGAGGCAAGCCTTTTGCCCGGTATCCAGACGACCGGCTCATGCCTCATCCTCGGGCGCAGGGAGCGGCTCGGGCGGCTTGATGCGGCTTTCGTCAACGGCACATCCGGCCATGCGCTGGATTACGACGATACGAGCAAGTCGCTGTCGGGTCATCCGACGGTGATCATCATCCCCGGGCTTCTGGCGCTGGCGGAAACCCTTGATGCGACGGGCCGCGATTTCGTCGATGCCTATATCGTCGGCGTCGAAGCGGCGACACGCTTCGCGCGTGGCGTCAATTTCCATCACTACGAGAAGGGGTGGCACCCCACGGCGACGCTTGGCATCTTCGGTGCCGCTGTCGCGGCCTCGCGCCTGCTGAAACTCGACGCTGCAAAGACGGCGCACGCCATCTCCATCAGCGCCTCGCTAGCCTCCGGCATCAAGGCCAATTTCGGCACGGACACCAAGCCGCTGCATGCGGGATTGTCGGCGCGCAACGGTCTCTTCGCCGCTCTGCTCGCGGCGGAGGGCTTCGACGGAGCGCCTGCGGCGCTGGAACATCCCCAGGGCTTTCTTGAGGTCTACAACGGCGCGGGCAACTACGATGCGGCGCGCATGCTGCCGGATTGGGGGGCTCCGCTCGACCTGCTGAGCCCCGGCATCTCCATCAAGAAATATCCTTGCGTCTATAGCGTTCACGCCGCAATCGACGCGGCGATCGTGCTGCATCAGGGCGGATTGGACGCGGCCGGCGAGATCACCGACGTGCTGGTGCGGATGCATCCGCGCCGCCTGCTGCCGCATGTCCGAAATCCCGCAACATCGGCGCTGAATGCCAAGTTCTCGCTGCCCTATGCGGTGGCGCGCGCGCTGGTGAACGGCGCGGTGCGGCTCGATCATTTCGAGGATGCGGCGCTCAACGACCAGGACGTGCTCCGGGTGATGAACCTGATCCGCATGGAAAACCTGGCCGACGATGCAAGCGACTACGGCGGCGAGGTGCATGTCCGGCTCGCCGACGGGCGGGTGCTGTCGCATGCGGTGGACGCGCCCGTCGGGCGCGGCCCGGAAACCCCGCTGCCGCCGGGAATGTTGCGCGACAAATTCACCGATTGCGCGACGCGGGCTCTGACAGAAGAGGGCGCATCGAAAGTATTCGACATGTTGATGACGCTGGATGCGATGCCGCGCATCCGGATGCTGACCAGCGCAATCGAAGACAGCGCGGTTGAGGCAAGGAGCGGACGATGA
- a CDS encoding MmgE/PrpD family protein — protein MSSLTQELARLAAALEARDLPEAAIGWASRTFADTIACGLAGAGEDVVSRLAAVLPSGPGQARVWGAARRDHMLNAAQLNGVAAHALDFDDCHLVMDGHPSVSIVPALIALAEELDASGEDLLAAYVAGIEAELRLAALCNPAHADRGWHPTVTFGVIGSAIACGRLLRLDASRMTVAIAIAASQASGLRANSGTMTKPLHAGQANRNGLQAALLAAEGFTANPTALEHRFGFMAAFNGGPEADPASVLASWGEEFLLLTPGIAIKQYPCCAFIHSAIDAAGTLRQNIPGVEDIASVTVHLHRRRLRNIDRPEPRDGLDAKFSTQYLTARALAQPGVGFDDFEDTQIRDAAIARLAARVHLVPHDAEDLSYGRVEVTLADGRTLSAEDSVAMGRGPANPMTDIQFAAKFHDCAGRLLSHAGSARLLEALLDLSAQRSARALGALMERAPSTTTPEPRRPILQKV, from the coding sequence ATGTCGTCGCTGACACAAGAACTGGCCCGCTTGGCAGCGGCGCTGGAGGCACGCGATTTGCCTGAAGCCGCCATCGGATGGGCCAGCCGGACCTTTGCCGATACGATCGCCTGCGGCTTGGCCGGCGCCGGCGAGGACGTGGTTTCGCGTCTGGCCGCCGTCTTGCCATCCGGGCCGGGACAGGCGCGGGTCTGGGGCGCCGCCCGCCGCGACCATATGTTGAATGCCGCGCAATTGAACGGCGTCGCCGCCCATGCGCTAGATTTCGATGATTGCCATCTGGTGATGGATGGGCATCCCTCGGTGTCCATCGTGCCGGCCCTCATTGCACTGGCGGAGGAGCTCGACGCATCGGGCGAGGATCTGCTGGCGGCCTATGTCGCAGGCATCGAGGCCGAACTGCGACTGGCGGCCCTGTGCAATCCAGCTCATGCAGACCGCGGCTGGCACCCGACGGTCACGTTCGGTGTCATCGGTTCCGCCATCGCCTGCGGGCGGCTGCTGCGGCTCGATGCGTCCCGCATGACGGTCGCCATTGCCATCGCCGCGTCGCAGGCGTCAGGCCTGCGCGCCAATTCCGGTACGATGACCAAGCCGCTCCATGCGGGCCAGGCCAATCGCAACGGCCTGCAGGCGGCGCTGCTGGCCGCGGAGGGCTTTACGGCCAATCCCACGGCGCTCGAACATCGCTTCGGCTTCATGGCCGCGTTCAACGGCGGGCCTGAGGCCGATCCAGCATCGGTTCTGGCAAGTTGGGGCGAGGAGTTCCTGCTGCTCACGCCCGGCATCGCGATCAAGCAATATCCCTGCTGCGCCTTCATTCATTCCGCGATCGACGCTGCGGGAACCCTCCGGCAGAACATCCCCGGGGTGGAGGACATCGCTTCGGTCACGGTGCATCTCCACCGGCGGCGTCTGCGCAACATCGATCGCCCGGAGCCCCGCGACGGACTCGATGCGAAGTTCAGCACGCAGTATCTGACAGCGCGGGCGCTGGCGCAGCCCGGCGTGGGTTTTGATGATTTCGAGGACACGCAAATCCGGGATGCCGCGATTGCGAGGCTCGCCGCGCGTGTTCACCTCGTGCCGCATGATGCCGAGGATCTCTCCTATGGCCGGGTCGAGGTCACCCTGGCGGACGGGCGCACGCTCAGCGCCGAAGACAGCGTGGCCATGGGCCGCGGCCCCGCCAATCCCATGACAGATATCCAGTTCGCCGCGAAGTTCCATGACTGCGCCGGCCGGCTTCTTTCGCACGCCGGCAGCGCCAGATTGCTGGAAGCGCTTCTTGACCTCAGCGCCCAGCGCTCTGCCCGGGCGCTCGGTGCTCTGATGGAACGCGCGCCCTCGACAACGACGCCGGAACCGCGCCGCCCCATCTTGCAGAAGGTGTGA
- the yhdZ gene encoding putative ABC transporter ATP-binding subunit YhdZ (Evidence 3 : Putative function from multiple computational evidences), with translation MTANTISAPVIQLSNVSKWYGNFKVLNSVSLDVRKGERMVICGPSGSGKSTLIRCINRLEEHQTGDIFVNGLELNDSVKNISAIRRNIGMVFQSFNLFPHLTVLENLTIGPTLVRQMKRKDAEELAMHFLRKVRIPEQAHKHPLQLSGGQQQRVAIARALCMEPEIMLFDEPTSALDPEMIKEVLDTMIELAGSGMTMIVVTHEMGFARTVANTVVLMADGNIVETAAPQEFFGNPKHERTRNFLDQILKH, from the coding sequence ATGACGGCAAACACCATCTCCGCCCCTGTCATCCAGCTCAGCAATGTCAGTAAGTGGTATGGCAACTTCAAGGTGCTCAACAGCGTGTCGCTCGACGTTCGCAAGGGCGAGCGGATGGTGATATGCGGCCCTTCCGGCTCAGGAAAGTCTACGCTTATCCGCTGTATCAACCGGCTTGAAGAGCATCAGACCGGCGATATATTCGTCAACGGACTTGAGTTGAACGACAGTGTCAAGAATATCTCTGCCATCCGTCGGAATATCGGCATGGTGTTCCAGTCGTTCAATCTGTTTCCCCACCTGACTGTGCTCGAGAACCTGACCATCGGCCCCACGCTGGTGCGGCAGATGAAGCGCAAGGATGCTGAAGAACTCGCGATGCATTTCCTGCGCAAGGTCCGCATTCCGGAACAGGCGCATAAGCATCCGCTGCAGCTCTCGGGTGGGCAGCAGCAGCGCGTGGCCATCGCCCGGGCGCTCTGCATGGAGCCGGAAATCATGCTCTTCGACGAGCCGACGTCGGCGCTCGATCCTGAGATGATCAAGGAAGTTCTCGACACGATGATCGAGTTGGCCGGCAGCGGAATGACAATGATCGTGGTGACGCACGAGATGGGCTTTGCGCGGACCGTCGCCAATACTGTCGTATTGATGGCTGACGGCAATATTGTCGAGACCGCGGCACCGCAGGAATTCTTCGGAAATCCGAAGCATGAGCGAACACGCAACTTTCTCGATCAAATTCTGAAGCACTGA
- the yhdY gene encoding putative ABC transporter membrane subunit YhdY (Evidence 3 : Putative function from multiple computational evidences) has protein sequence MANAMNLPISAADGPAKDLPPQGARGALSWVGRNLFNSVPQTIMTLVVGWLLARFLWFVLNWAILDAVWYTTDPEVCRQAAGACWAVIVEKHRPILFGMYPHEEHWRLVLMIAIYLVTVVISLAPAFWNLRLLIPLWIFAVVAITILMFGGVFGLPFVPTSEWGGLPLTILLFTGTVLFGMPVAVFLALGRRSPLPIARGVSVMLVEGLRGVPLITILFVAVNIFPLFLPTGVEVNKLLRITVGIAIFFACYQAEVIRGGLQAIPRGQYEAAASLNMTYWQTTRRIILPQAIRICLPAITNHIIAAMKNTSFVIIIGLFDILTATTAVMQDPLWRRFYIEAYLFVALIYLGFGFALSRYARRVERWIASGRI, from the coding sequence ATGGCCAATGCGATGAATCTTCCAATTTCAGCTGCCGATGGTCCGGCGAAAGATTTGCCGCCGCAAGGCGCGCGCGGGGCGTTGTCCTGGGTCGGGCGCAATCTCTTCAACAGTGTTCCGCAGACGATCATGACGCTTGTCGTTGGATGGCTGTTGGCGCGCTTTCTCTGGTTCGTGTTGAACTGGGCCATACTCGATGCCGTATGGTATACGACGGATCCGGAGGTCTGCCGGCAGGCTGCCGGGGCCTGCTGGGCCGTAATCGTGGAGAAGCACAGGCCGATCCTGTTCGGCATGTATCCCCACGAAGAGCACTGGCGGCTGGTCTTGATGATCGCCATCTATCTGGTGACCGTCGTCATCTCTCTAGCGCCCGCGTTCTGGAACCTGCGGCTCCTGATCCCCTTGTGGATCTTTGCCGTGGTTGCCATCACCATCTTGATGTTCGGCGGTGTGTTCGGCCTGCCTTTCGTCCCGACGTCCGAATGGGGCGGGTTGCCGCTGACCATTCTCCTGTTCACCGGCACGGTGCTGTTTGGGATGCCGGTCGCGGTGTTTCTGGCGCTGGGCCGGCGTTCGCCCCTGCCGATCGCGCGTGGTGTTTCGGTCATGTTGGTCGAGGGGCTGCGGGGCGTCCCGCTGATCACCATCCTGTTCGTGGCGGTGAATATCTTTCCGTTGTTCTTGCCGACTGGCGTGGAGGTCAACAAACTTCTGCGCATCACCGTTGGCATCGCGATCTTCTTCGCCTGTTACCAGGCAGAGGTGATCCGTGGCGGACTGCAGGCCATACCGCGCGGCCAGTACGAGGCCGCAGCCTCGCTGAACATGACCTATTGGCAGACGACACGGCGTATCATCCTGCCGCAGGCCATCCGCATCTGCCTGCCTGCAATTACCAACCATATTATTGCCGCGATGAAGAACACGTCCTTCGTCATCATCATCGGGCTATTCGATATCCTCACGGCAACGACCGCGGTGATGCAGGATCCACTGTGGCGACGCTTTTATATTGAAGCTTATCTCTTCGTCGCTCTCATCTACCTCGGCTTCGGCTTTGCATTGTCGCGCTATGCGCGGCGCGTGGAACGCTGGATTGCATCTGGCCGTATCTGA
- the yhdX gene encoding putative ABC transporter membrane subunit YhdX (Evidence 3 : Putative function from multiple computational evidences) produces MTETTSPARTVLPPRRGPADIIYSQSFRTIFYQAALAILLFFGGYYLYSNVVANLRAQNIATGFRFLSEVSQFEIGEKLIPYSARDTYLDALVVGLMNTLAVSIVGIVVATVLGFAVGIARTSSNWLLGHVATAYVEVVRNIPVILQVIFWAVVIRNLPSPRAAIELWGVGFLTNRGLTLAVPLANPAHAAMLVAFGVGVVAAFVVAHWARRHREATGTYIDGFSLGLAIIVALPLLTWLAYGAPIGMSVPERKGFNFSGGATLSPEFVALLMGISMYASGFIAEIVRSGIEATPRGQVEAARAIGLKPWFIMRYVVLPQALRVIVPPLTSQYVSLAKNSSIAVVVGYPDLVNIGNTVMNQTGQAVEAIAIMMVVYLAISIVTSLLMNLYNRAVAIKER; encoded by the coding sequence ATGACCGAGACGACCTCGCCCGCGCGGACAGTGCTGCCGCCACGCCGTGGCCCCGCCGATATTATCTACAGCCAATCCTTCCGCACTATTTTCTATCAAGCGGCTCTCGCGATACTGCTGTTTTTCGGCGGTTACTATCTCTACTCGAATGTGGTCGCGAATCTGAGGGCGCAGAACATCGCGACTGGGTTCCGTTTCCTCTCGGAGGTATCGCAATTCGAGATAGGCGAGAAACTCATTCCCTATTCGGCGCGTGATACCTATCTGGACGCGCTGGTCGTCGGGCTCATGAACACGCTGGCCGTTTCGATCGTCGGCATCGTCGTCGCGACGGTCCTGGGCTTCGCGGTTGGAATAGCGCGGACTTCGAGCAATTGGCTGCTGGGCCATGTGGCGACGGCCTACGTGGAAGTGGTCCGCAATATTCCGGTCATCCTCCAGGTCATTTTCTGGGCTGTGGTCATCCGGAATCTTCCATCGCCGCGCGCTGCGATCGAACTTTGGGGTGTGGGTTTCCTGACGAACCGGGGGCTGACCTTGGCGGTGCCCCTTGCCAACCCCGCGCATGCCGCGATGCTCGTGGCGTTCGGCGTCGGTGTTGTCGCTGCATTCGTGGTTGCGCACTGGGCCAGGCGGCATCGGGAAGCAACCGGTACGTATATTGACGGTTTCTCGCTCGGCCTCGCGATCATCGTCGCCTTGCCGCTCCTGACATGGCTTGCCTATGGGGCGCCCATCGGCATGAGCGTGCCGGAGCGCAAGGGTTTCAATTTCAGCGGCGGCGCAACGCTCTCGCCTGAATTCGTGGCGCTGCTGATGGGCATCTCGATGTATGCATCGGGCTTTATTGCCGAGATCGTGCGCAGCGGCATCGAAGCGACGCCGCGTGGCCAGGTGGAGGCCGCCCGCGCCATCGGCCTGAAGCCATGGTTCATCATGCGCTACGTCGTGCTGCCGCAGGCGCTGCGCGTGATTGTCCCGCCGCTGACGAGCCAATATGTGAGCCTCGCCAAGAATAGCTCGATCGCTGTGGTCGTCGGCTATCCCGATCTCGTCAATATCGGCAACACCGTGATGAACCAGACGGGGCAGGCGGTCGAGGCCATCGCGATCATGATGGTCGTCTACCTGGCCATCAGCATCGTCACATCGCTCCTGATGAACCTCTACAATCGCGCCGTTGCGATCAAGGAACGCTAG
- the aapJ gene encoding General L-amino acid-binding periplasmic protein AapJ, with the protein MRRLKTLMACGAILLTAGFGSAAHGANGDTLAQVKARGEVLCGVHPARHGFAAPDSKGKWEGFEVDFCKALAAAIFGDAAKVRFVALSSQQRFPAIQSGEVDVLARNVTANLGRDTALGLNFAPPIFYTGTGFMVRADAGVSKIEDLNGAVICMAPGSTTERNVAQIFAARGMTYKPVVIENNKQLVDAYVTGRCDALTKDKAALPGVRAVDTENPADHVLLPGIYSKEPLAMAVRQGDDQWYDIVKWVVFATFNAEEMKVSQDNVDKMMASEDPDIQNFLGVIGDTGAKLGLGPKWSHDVVKQVGNYADIYDRHFGPKSPIALDRDLNRQWTDGGILYGQPMN; encoded by the coding sequence ATGCGACGACTGAAAACCCTGATGGCATGTGGCGCCATCCTGCTGACGGCGGGCTTTGGCTCGGCTGCCCATGGTGCCAACGGCGACACGTTGGCGCAGGTCAAGGCGCGCGGAGAGGTGCTCTGCGGTGTCCACCCGGCCCGTCATGGTTTCGCCGCGCCGGACAGCAAGGGCAAATGGGAGGGATTCGAGGTCGATTTCTGCAAGGCGCTCGCGGCCGCCATTTTTGGCGATGCGGCAAAGGTGCGCTTTGTCGCCCTCTCTTCACAACAGCGCTTTCCGGCGATTCAATCCGGTGAGGTCGACGTGCTGGCGCGCAACGTGACGGCGAATCTCGGCCGTGATACGGCCCTTGGCCTCAACTTCGCGCCGCCGATCTTCTATACGGGTACCGGTTTCATGGTGCGTGCGGACGCTGGCGTCTCGAAGATCGAGGACTTGAACGGCGCGGTTATCTGCATGGCTCCCGGCAGCACGACCGAGCGCAATGTCGCGCAGATCTTCGCGGCGCGCGGCATGACCTACAAGCCCGTCGTGATCGAGAATAACAAGCAGCTGGTCGATGCCTATGTGACCGGGCGTTGCGATGCCTTGACGAAGGACAAGGCGGCGCTGCCCGGCGTGCGTGCCGTCGATACCGAAAATCCGGCCGATCATGTGCTGTTGCCGGGGATCTATTCCAAGGAGCCGCTGGCCATGGCTGTGCGCCAGGGCGATGACCAATGGTATGATATCGTGAAATGGGTGGTCTTTGCGACCTTCAACGCCGAAGAGATGAAGGTGTCGCAGGATAATGTCGACAAGATGATGGCATCGGAAGATCCCGATATTCAGAATTTTCTCGGTGTCATTGGCGATACGGGCGCCAAGCTTGGCCTCGGGCCGAAATGGTCGCATGACGTCGTCAAGCAGGTCGGTAACTACGCCGATATCTATGACCGTCATTTCGGCCCGAAGTCTCCCATCGCGCTTGATCGTGATCTCAATCGGCAATGGACGGATGGCGGCATTCTCTACGGGCAGCCGATGAACTAA
- the metC gene encoding putative cystathionine beta-lyase (Evidence 3 : Putative function from multiple computational evidences) — MTDVLRPATVIAHCGRAPAEHYGAVNTPVYRASTILFPNLAALDAKEGTKLRYGRRGTPTTHSLEDAICALENADRALIAPSGVMALSVVLMTFAEPGAHFLVSDSAYGPTRKFCDLMLRKFGVETTYYDPAIGAGIAELIRPETRLIWMESPGSQTFEVQDVEAIVTAARQAGVVTAIDNTWSGGYFFKPLAFGVDISVQAGTKYISGHSDVMLGTIACNEPLYEKLRETYLRFGVCISPDDAFLALRGLRTIGVRMHQHEANALEVAELLSQTEEVIRIMHPGRAADPFHDVWKRHFSGSSGLFGFVIAETDRPALARMFDGFTLFGMGSSWGGFESLMTPSNPSVYRTATRWAPGGQTIRIHVGLEDPRDLIEEIRKGFDRLKG, encoded by the coding sequence ATGACCGACGTATTGCGACCCGCAACGGTAATTGCGCATTGTGGACGTGCCCCGGCAGAGCACTACGGCGCCGTGAATACGCCGGTCTATCGCGCCTCGACCATTCTTTTTCCCAATCTGGCCGCGCTCGATGCCAAGGAAGGCACGAAGCTCCGCTACGGTCGCCGCGGCACGCCGACGACACATTCGCTCGAAGATGCCATCTGCGCCTTGGAAAACGCCGATCGCGCCCTGATCGCGCCCTCCGGAGTCATGGCACTTTCAGTGGTGCTGATGACCTTTGCCGAGCCCGGCGCCCACTTCCTCGTCAGCGACAGCGCCTATGGCCCAACCCGCAAGTTCTGCGACCTGATGCTGCGCAAGTTCGGTGTGGAAACAACATATTACGACCCTGCGATCGGCGCCGGGATCGCCGAGCTCATCCGACCCGAGACCCGTCTGATCTGGATGGAATCACCCGGCTCGCAGACCTTCGAGGTCCAGGATGTGGAGGCCATTGTCACCGCAGCCCGTCAGGCCGGAGTTGTCACGGCCATCGACAATACATGGTCAGGCGGCTACTTTTTCAAACCTCTCGCTTTCGGCGTGGATATCTCGGTCCAGGCCGGGACGAAATACATCTCCGGCCACAGTGATGTCATGCTGGGGACGATCGCCTGCAACGAGCCCCTCTACGAGAAACTGCGGGAAACCTATCTGCGATTCGGCGTCTGCATCAGCCCCGACGATGCCTTCCTGGCGTTGCGTGGCCTCCGCACGATCGGCGTACGGATGCACCAGCATGAGGCCAATGCGCTTGAGGTGGCGGAATTGCTCTCACAGACCGAGGAAGTCATCCGCATCATGCACCCGGGCCGCGCGGCCGATCCATTCCACGATGTCTGGAAACGGCATTTTAGCGGCTCGTCCGGCCTTTTTGGTTTCGTCATCGCGGAGACCGACCGCCCTGCCCTGGCGCGTATGTTCGATGGCTTCACGCTGTTCGGAATGGGCTCGAGCTGGGGTGGCTTCGAGAGCCTGATGACGCCGAGCAATCCCTCGGTCTACCGTACGGCAACGCGTTGGGCGCCGGGTGGCCAGACAATCCGTATTCACGTGGGCCTCGAAGATCCCCGCGATTTGATCGAGGAGATCCGCAAGGGCTTCGACCGGCTAAAGGGCTGA